From the genome of Oryza glaberrima chromosome 1, OglaRS2, whole genome shotgun sequence:
TTGCCAATAACATGAGCAAGAGATACCTTTCCTTTGACTATGCTGTTCTGTCGACGCTGTTTATTCCCATTTCTTCCTTGATTAGCCTTGCTATTTGGTGATGCCAAAGATTCTTCTTCCCATACATTGtcctttcttctttgatttACATTATGCACATCATTATTTGTTTCGTCATGCCAATGCATGTGTGAAGGCCCAACTTCAATGATTTCTCCTTCTGTCAATATATGAGGATCAGATTGCATCCATGTGGTCTTACTAGAGCTTGCTCTGTCTTTTTTAAGCCTCCTTCGGAGATTCTCACCTCCAGAAGAGAGTGGACTATGTTTAGTGAAAGACCTCCTTAATGTCGTGTTGGAAGACTCGTTCTCGCCGTGAGAAAATACAGCTGGAGCATGACTGGCcctcacatcattctttgattCATATCGAATTTCAAGAATTATGGCAGAACGCAGAACAGACTCAAATGCCTGCAGGATTTGTCCTCGGTAGTTTTCAGCTTTGGACTTGTTGACACGTGAGCTGAATATCAGCTGCACTGTTGGTGCTGTAGGAATAAAGAATCTAacgtcagaaaaaaaaacagtttgaaAGATAGCTTAGCCATGCTTTAACTCAAATATATCCTAAGAAAAGACAATATGAAGGTGGCCATGACTTACTAAATGAAGGTGCCACTGGCATATTTGTGCTATATAAATAAGATTTCACACTAAAACTAAAACAACTAGAAGCTATAATTACTCTATAGATCACTATTTCCGTTCAAATGCTTTGACATACAAAAATATTCTGATGTGTggattatataatataaaaggatGTTATCAACCCAATAACAAAAGTTTTGACTTTATCGAGAggaaatattaaattaattaccCTAGATGCCTTTTATTATCCATGAATACTGCAACTGACTTCACTTCAACAAACTGACAAGAATTATCTTAAATAACCAATACTAAAACATAAACAGCTGGCTTACTACCTGCTTACCATATTTACACAGTACCGCATTAGGTTTCTCTATCTCATTATCTCAGTTTTGTAAGTATTAAATCAATAGTATATCATTATCAAGAGCAACAGGAAAACCAATCTCAGCTAACAAACTTACGACACGATGTACTCTTAAAAACTTAACTTCAAGCCAGGCAGAGAATCTTACCTGTGCCTAGGCTGACGGAGCTTAGCCTTCCCTCTTTAGCCATAATTTTCCTCAGTGTATCTGACTGAATACTCTCAAGCACAGCATGCCAAATCAGTTCATTTTCGATTTTACTATTTCTAGATTGTTCATTTGCTCTGGGAGCACTGGTTGATAACAAATGGCTATTTGATGTATGTTCAACAGGTCTCCATTCCCTATAAGAAGTGCTTGCCATGTTACCGTTATGCTCGAGAGCCGAGTGTATTGCCATATCCCTATCGGGAAAGGAACCGGCTAACACACCATGGTTTAAACTCGTACTCGATGAACTTGGCAGCACATACTGTTTGTCAGGAGCAAGCTGAAGCAGAGCAGCTGTAAGCCAGGTTGTCTTGTCATTAGAGACCCTCAACTGCTTTTCAGCTTCAGATAGTGTTTTCAAAGCCTGGCGTAGTTTTTCCATGTCATCTTTGGACACTGAAATTAGTACACCAATACAATGATTATGTGAatgcaaatatttactgtaagaGAACAAGGCAAAACTAGATAAGTAACTTGACACTCATATGCAGgatgaaaaaaaagcaaatttaTATTGAGCTATACACTAGTTTTAATGAAAATGTTGCTTACAGGTTGGACGTTTGAAGAATTTTCTCCGTAGTCTTTCTCGTGTGAATGTATAAGAACCAGCAAGGATGTCCGTAATTATAGTGGCAAGTTGAGACATCAATGCCAAAGGATCGACCCCAGTTTCTGTAATGACTCTTAGAGTCTTCACTGTATTTACAGTGTCAGCAGAAAGTGCCAAATCAAGCAAATCTACCAGTTTATCATCAGACACCAGACCAACCTGTTAAAATGGACAAAAGAATTAACGGTTTATTATTGCGAAAAATAGAATTGCAAATGAAAGCATGGAGTGACAACTAATTCTTTAGTTAGGGTCCTTTTTTAGGGTGGAGACTTAGGCAGGTACACTCCTAGCAAGTAGTAATACATGGAAATACATGTTTAGTGAAAAAGCAAGGAAAGTACCAAGTTTATACCAAATGGATAAGGTTCAATGCACACTGACTATTCTAACTGTTCCGCGAGGCTCTGCTTATTAGACTATATGTGGCAGCCGAGTTTGCATACTACTTATTTAATGCAACAACTATCAGACAAAACTAAACCATTTCAGAGAACTACACATTTGGTTGCATTCTCCTTAAATGTGTCATTTTGTGAAACGTTTGCAACTGAAAGTGTTGTTTAGTGCACCTACTTAAAAAGGCAGCTCTTTTATAGTTTTTTGTGCATCAAaggtgtagttttgtgaaattcgCTATTTAATCAACTAAATTACACAAAACTAAATGTCTAGCCCCGGCCCCCTAGCCAACATAATTAGCTAATATTTTCTATTCATGCCCAGATGGGGTAATACGATATTGACAGCAGATACAGAAGTATAATTtggttttccaaaaaaaaaaaaagcagagagGGAGTAATATTAAGCTTGAGAGATATCTTACAAGTTCTTGGACAAGAGATAAGGAAATTCTCTGCCCCAGCAAACTCAGCTGATCAAGAGTCATCTCAGCATCCCTCAATGATCCATCTGAACGGGATGCAATTAACTTCAGTGCATCCCTATCAACATCTAAACTTTCGCTGGTCGAAATCCATTGCAAAGTGTTAACAATGTCGCACTCCTTCAACTTGGGAAAGAAGAACTTCTGACATCTCGATAGGATTATATGAGGAAGGTCGAGGTTGGGACTGACGAGGATGAACACCACGCGGCGGGGCGCCCGGTCCACCACTTTCGAGATTAAGCTCCAAGTGTCGGCTGGCAGCGTATCGCAGTCATCAAATATAAACACCCTGTAGTGCGAAGGCGCCGGCGAAAGCATGACGTTGTCGAGGACATCAACGATGCTGTCCATGTCGATGTTGCCGACGGGGCCAATCTCCATCACGCTCCTGCTCTTGCCGAGATTGTGCGCGATGCACGAGGTGCACGAGTCACAGGGCCTCGGGTGCTCGGGGGAGTGGCAGTTGAGCGCCTTGGCGAAGACGCGCGCGCACGACGTCTTCCCTGTGCCGTGCGGGCCGTAGAAGACGTATACCAGCCCGATCTTCCTCCTCAGGACGGCGTTCGACAGCGCCTGCACCACCAAGCTCTGCCCGACCACGTCCTTGAAGGTCTTGGGCGCGAACTTCTGCGTCAGGCTCCGGTGCCGTCCGCGGCCGTGCTGCGAGCCACGAGACTTGTGCCCCGACCGCCCCTCCGACAGGAGGTCGGACTCCATCTCGCTGGTCTGGTTGGAGAAAATTCCAAGCTCGCCCGAGTAGCTCCCACCGATGCCGCCGTTACGCGCACCGGTGGCGGCCGCCTCGACGAGCAGAGGCAACGCGTCGGAGTCCGAGCTGGTCGAGGAGGCCAGCCTCTCGGACTTGACTGGGAAAAGCGAGTGCGAGCCGTTGAGGTGGCCACgcgaggcgccggcgccggcttcgGATTTGCGGCCCGCCGCTGACTTGGGATCGGATAGGCCGCAGGCGAGGCTGCGGCCGGCCATGTCGAGAATAGACTTgccgcggtggtggaggcgcgaCCAGTTCCACGGAATGCCGCAGACGTTGCGCGAGTCCTGCGGCGGCACATGCTGCTGCAGCTCGTCGAGGCCGTCCTCGCCATCGCGGAAGAGGTACTTGTTGCCGCAGACGGCCTCCTGGGAGCTGGAGTTGACggagagcgccgccgcggcggctgccgaGCGATCTGGGGCCTTACTGGCGGCGCCAGCGCGGCGGCCAGCGCCGCGTTTAAAGCGGCGCCGCGGGCGACGAACCTGCTTGGGTTGAGGGTTCTCAGCGAGCTGGTCGAGGAGCGTCTTGAGCGCCCCGGTCGTCGAGGCGCTGAGCCGGGACTTCGGCGGGAGATCGGCGTCGTCTTCGTCGGTGTCGGCGTCCGGGTCGGCTGCCACCTTGGAGGATGACTCGACGGAGCGGCGCGTGGACGGGTCACGGAGCGACCGCGAGCGCTGCAGCGCGAGGAGGTCGCGCATCAGCGCCGCCGACGCGACGGACGtggggctcctcctcctccccgacgacgacgcccctccgcctccaccgccgcccccgtgCGCGTGGTGGTGGCGTAAGTGGATGCAGTTGGTCAGGTGCGCGTGGCCGCGGAGGtgcccgccaccaccaccaccaccccgcgcGGTGGCGCCGACGGCACCGGCACGGTCGGGCGTCGGCATTGCTTTCCCCGCAGCACGGAGCGGCAGTGAGATGCGAGGAGAGCTCCGGCGAAACGCTACGCCATTTGGGCGTCGGTTGGGCTGGTGCGTggtgtgcgtgtgcgtgcgaATTATGGCGGTATGGTTCGGAGATTTCGCCTTTTTGGTTGGATCCCTGGAGGATTTCacgggaagggagagagagagccgcgACCGAGTAGCCGAGTTGGGGAGGAGAACTGGGAGGAGAGGGTGGGTGGCGAGTGGCCTCGCGCTCGTGCCGGGTGTAGGAACAGGCGGTGCTTTCGGGGCTCGCGCCCGCGTCGCCGGGGCAGGAAGGGATAGAGTACGGCGCGGGGGAAGCGGATCCGCGGCTcggcgacgggggcggcggTGTCACTGACTGAGTCACTGGTGTGGGCACGGAGACCGGGTTTGGCACAAgcgcgcggccgcggctggGAGGGGGCGATTCACTGTGGTGCGTTCGCTACAGTGGCATTGGCGGCTTGTTGCTGGAATTCTGCCGTGGTTGTCGTGTCGTCCGCGTCAGCGGGTGTTAATAGGAAGGCGAGCTGTTTGGTGACATGACGCGACGCCACCAACATGTACAGTTTGCTCCAATAGAACAGCTCTGTTCGAGTATAGTACTAGGAGTATAGTGCTACGTACATTGCGTGATGCGATTAGCCGATTATTACTCCACAGTAACAAAGCTTCTGCAGTTGACGCAGCGGCGGAGCACGTGAGGTTGGAGCAAACTTCGCGTGCACAAAGCAGCCATCCGGCCGGTAAAAGAAAATGCGTGATGGTGGTGAGCAGGCAGCGGAGTCCTTGCCGCAGGCCCAAGTAACCGTACTTTGTACCTGATCGGACGCAAGGGGCTGTAACTGTACTCTGTACAAGATCGGACGAGTTAACGTTGGCGTGTACTGACACGGTAGGGCCCAAGGACAGTCAATCACGCTGGCGGGTGGAGACCACCACGGGGTTTGATTTCCCATCGCGCGCAATGATTCGGGGCTCCGGAGCGGGGATCTGATGCCCCTCATCAATTGCCCCGGCCGGATAGCGACGGCCACGGCAGACTGACCAGTCGAGCGGCAGGAAGTCGCACGTGGTTGCCTGTCTCGCCGGACGTTGGCCTATACGATCAGCCGGGACGCGCTGGCCGGCAGGATGGCTCAGCCCAGCTCCCCACTCGCGTAGTAGTAGGAGTGTAGGACTAGTGACCGGCTGCCGATGCGGCACGATCATGGTGGCGACGAGACGACTATTGAAATCCAAGCGGAGCAGGAGGGTGTGTGTAATCGTCACCGTCTCCGCGCGGCGCTATCACGGGCTAACGCTAGCTTAACAAATCATCAAGAATCTGTGGGGGCATCGGACACCACACACCAGTAGGAGGAGACGTGCGTTTTCGCTTCTCTGCCGGCTCAGCGCGTGGCAAGAGGGCGCTGAAAGCGAGGAGAGGCCCATACCCAGGATACCCTCCTGCGGCCTGCGGCAGCCGCCGTTCAGGTGCAGACGCGCAGCACGCTTCCGAAATCAAAGGGAGAGCGTCTGCAGACACCATACCACCAACAAGAACCCTGTACAGAGCATAGCAACTGCAGGAGATAGGTTCCGCACCGGCTACGGCTACCACATTAGGAGCAAGCATAATAATACAGCCAGCTGTTTAGTTATAATTTATCTATCAGCTCACTCATATAATGGCTAACTCTTCACTATAAACATATAGTCCACATGTCTGtcttacagatttttttttgttcctgtgCCTAAAccggctgtaaacttacagcccgcttctcatctctctcctctcctctcttatccACCTCAGTATTTAGTCTTTTTATAGCtctctattatacttgctcttagtggTAGTAGGAGTATGGTACAGAGACCGTAGTTTGTGTTCACTGGTGACCGGTGAgtacgtactactactactcaacgAAGCATGCCGTAGTGAGGTACTGGCTGTTTATACACGACCTCTGACTGCGCAATAACTATGCTGGTACCATGTGATTCATCAATTTACTGTGCACTGTACGTTTTCAACTTTTAGCGGCAGGAAATCGTCTGATGTTTTACTGTCGTCCAAATAAAATCGTTTACTATCGGATGCAGGTGTGTGTGGTACACCAGCAAAAGGTAAAGAGTAGAGAGCAGTAGTGCATTGCCTGGCAGCGAGTCCCTCAAATCTAAAATCTTTCTGGCTACTCAATCTATTGAGAGCGAGACATCTTCCAAATGAAATCCTAACTACCACTCTAGCATAATcaagtaagaaaaaaagaaccaaTTTTCGCCAGCAAAAGTTGTTGGCAGGGACACACCCAAGCTTAAATCACTTGATTAATACCCCTAGTACTACTATAGCAAAGCTAAATCTTAGTAGACACTATGATTAGAGGCGAGTAGGAGTTTGATAATATGGTCCAACATATGGATAAAGTTGTGGGCTATTGCAGTACTTAAAACTAGAGCAGTTAGCTCTAGCAGCTCTAGGAAGAATCCTTGCCTAATCTCATCTCTGCATAAAACTACACCACTTCAGCTGGGACTTGGGAACCAGCGCTCCAATCAGACGAGGCTTGATGTCCAGCTCTTCATCGTAGGTGCTACAGAAGTTATAGTAGCTTTTCACATCTCCAATCTCCATGCACATGGCACCTCGATCGGCCGGATAAAAGTTGCTTTGGAGTTCTTTCTCTCGCACTTCACCACACTGCACTGAGCTCACTCATCAGTGGCCAGGCTTTTTATTCCTCCTGCCTTATTAGCTTTTGCTTTCCTAGGCTTGATTTTGTACTGTTTCCTGCAACTAGTCATAAACTGACAGTTTGGTAGGAGCAAAGCGTGCACGGGGCAGCAGATTAGAAATGGTCTTTGTCTGTACCTGTAGGCCACGCATTTTTGTGCTACTGATATCAACGTGTTTATTATGTGTGTCATGGAATCTATTAGTACTGTTTATGAAATAAAATAGGGTAGGTTTATAGAATCCAGATAGATTATTGTACTCGCTGTAACTGACCATACTAGTATTTCTTCccttgatgcaataaagtcTAGTGATATCCAAGTTATTTTAAGCAAGATTCCTGCTCTAGTGTTAGACTGTTCGACTGTTTTAACGAGGTCAAGAACACTACGGCCAACCGTGTCGGTTTTAACATGGCAATTGTCAAAGATACTAGTAGTACTTTGAAGTTGAACAACACTGCAAGAAGCATCCTAGGCCCAGAGACTGGAATGCTGGTCCAACCAACTGCTCCTGCTAACCAGCAAGCTTCTACATCCTGATCCATTTGCACACACTACATGAACCCAAAAGTTAAGATCATGTGATCCTTCACGATAAAACTTGAGCGCTAGTCGGATCTCAGATCCGGCATACGATCGAGCACAAGGAATCCTATACAAATCATTCGTAGCAAAGGCCCTACACCCTGctgctctgaagtctgaactctgaagtctgaacactGAAGGATGCACCCTTCCAAATTAAGTTTCTTGGATACTTCCAGTAATGGCCGATGTCTAATGTTTGTTTGATCATCCCGCAATGCCGATAGCTCACCTGTGTTTCTTTTCCCCCCAACTATAAAGGGAGAAGAAAATTGATGCCCGTGAATCCAGGCATCATCATGCATTCTGCAGTCTGCAGTGCTCACTTTACAGACCTGAAAGAAACTTCTGTCAGAGATAGTATGCATCTACACCTAGTAAATGTCAGAGATGTAGCCTGTAGGTACGCGACTTGCACGACAGAAAGCAATGGAGCTATCAGGCGAAACCACCAGCATCAATTTTCTGAAAACGCAGCAGGTGAAAGTGTGCTGGACACAGCAATGCCGGATCCTGCTTCTTTGACAAAAGACCATCCACAACCACCAGAGGAAATAACACTGGACACAGCAATGATGGCAGATCCCGCTTCCAGTACTTGCTAACATGCACTGCACCATTGAAGACTAAAGCAAAGATTATGCAGTTCTCAGACAGCATATTGTTTCGCATTACGATCAAAACAACTAATGCACCAAAGTTTATTGCATTCTCACACGCGTGTTTGAAAACGCAACAAGTCAACTTTTACTGTGAATCGGGGCTCACTGTTATTGATGTAGTATTACAGCCCAATAAAGTGTATACAGGAGTCAGGTCAAGATGATATAGGAGTACCAGAATTAAAGTGCGAACAATATCTTCATTCAAATTTCGAGCAAGTCAAAGACTGATGTCAGTGAACAAATGAGATTTACATAATCTACATGGGCCCTTCAAATTATATTACTTAGCCTTCCCTGATCAAATTTGTTGGCTCACTCAGAACATACTTTGGTAATTCATATTTGGCACCTGCAAGACGATTTCCAAGAACAGAGTTAATGCAGCACTCAGAGCATGACTAAGGAAAGCAAACATGAGTACCAAATAATTGAGCAGAGATAAACGGAGCTTCAGGGTTGAAAAGCTTGATTATTGGTTGTCAGATTGATGAGAGGGATAGAATAGCATGGCCGCACAATAGGAAGAAGACCTTCTCTACTAAATCCATGTACAGAATTATGACCTTTGGTGGAGTAGGATATAAAAATGATGGAGGTGTGGAATTAAAAATCAAGCTTTTCCTACATTTGGTAGGGAGGAATAGGCTGCCTTGTGCTTCTCAGCTAATTAAGAGGAGTTGGAGAGGGGGTGATGAGTTCTGCAAACTGTGTAAGAAAATTGAAACCAccaatcatattttatttaggTGTCCTCTGGCCATCTTTGCTTGGTGTATTACCAAAGAAGTTTTGGGCCTGGAAAAAAATCCCTGGTAACATCTGGGAGGGTTGATGAGGGAGAAGAAAATTTCCAGGGTTTGGATTGTGTTAGTGGCTATTATTTGCTGGGGGTTGTGGATGGTTAGAAATGATTGGGAATTTGAAAACATTATTGTGAATTCTCCTCTGCAAATCATTTACAAATCTATAtcctttataaaaaaatggagCATCTTGCTAGGGGGAGAAGATCAAGTGCCTTTGGAAGATTGGTGTAAGGCTATCCTGGAGAGGTTACAGCAAGTGAGACCGCGGGTTTTGCCAGATGTTATTTAGCTTTCTCCGTAGCTGTTTTCCttgcttggtggtggtggctgtaaAGTTTCTGCTTTGAGGAGTTGGTTGCTGTCTGTGGCTTGGTGCGGTCCTTGTTAGCTGGTGTTCCCAGCCGTAGTTCTTAGTGGTTGTTTTTctgcttttgttttgtttcctgtAAATGACTCTGTATGCTTTGGGCTTTCTCAAAAAGCCGGGTCAATATATTGATctgttctaaaaaaacaaaaacaaagaacgAATTTTCACCTCTTTCATCGTAGCAAATTGTCATGTCAGAATTTGATACAATGATTCCGGCACTGTCCACTATCGTTTGTGCAAGAGATAACTCAGCTTCTGCAGCAGCTCGAAGCGCATCCCAAATCTCTGGCAGAATACAAGTAAAAACACAATAACTATTTTCCCTTGAACTTTGTTGTTATTCAACAATAACTATGTATTTCACCAGTATGAGAAATAAACAGTTTATGATGTAAAACATCTATAACACACCTTtgctaaattaaaaaaacatttaa
Proteins encoded in this window:
- the LOC127765628 gene encoding uncharacterized protein LOC127765628 — its product is MGCAGSTPKTDDNSKKLKKPKPWKHNQAITTTQLKQMRDEFWDTAPHYGGQKEIWDALRAAAEAELSLAQTIVDSAGIIVSNSDMTICYDERGAKYELPKYVLSEPTNLIREG
- the LOC127774919 gene encoding protein STICHEL-like 3 codes for the protein MPTPDRAGAVGATARGGGGGGGHLRGHAHLTNCIHLRHHHAHGGGGGGGGASSSGRRRSPTSVASAALMRDLLALQRSRSLRDPSTRRSVESSSKVAADPDADTDEDDADLPPKSRLSASTTGALKTLLDQLAENPQPKQVRRPRRRFKRGAGRRAGAASKAPDRSAAAAAALSVNSSSQEAVCGNKYLFRDGEDGLDELQQHVPPQDSRNVCGIPWNWSRLHHRGKSILDMAGRSLACGLSDPKSAAGRKSEAGAGASRGHLNGSHSLFPVKSERLASSTSSDSDALPLLVEAAATGARNGGIGGSYSGELGIFSNQTSEMESDLLSEGRSGHKSRGSQHGRGRHRSLTQKFAPKTFKDVVGQSLVVQALSNAVLRRKIGLVYVFYGPHGTGKTSCARVFAKALNCHSPEHPRPCDSCTSCIAHNLGKSRSVMEIGPVGNIDMDSIVDVLDNVMLSPAPSHYRVFIFDDCDTLPADTWSLISKVVDRAPRRVVFILVSPNLDLPHIILSRCQKFFFPKLKECDIVNTLQWISTSESLDVDRDALKLIASRSDGSLRDAEMTLDQLSLLGQRISLSLVQELVGLVSDDKLVDLLDLALSADTVNTVKTLRVITETGVDPLALMSQLATIITDILAGSYTFTRERLRRKFFKRPTLSKDDMEKLRQALKTLSEAEKQLRVSNDKTTWLTAALLQLAPDKQYVLPSSSSTSLNHGVLAGSFPDRDMAIHSALEHNGNMASTSYREWRPVEHTSNSHLLSTSAPRANEQSRNSKIENELIWHAVLESIQSDTLRKIMAKEGRLSSVSLGTAPTVQLIFSSRVNKSKAENYRGQILQAFESVLRSAIILEIRYESKNDVRASHAPAVFSHGENESSNTTLRRSFTKHSPLSSGGENLRRRLKKDRASSSKTTWMQSDPHILTEGEIIEVGPSHMHWHDETNNDVHNVNQRRKDNVWEEESLASPNSKANQGRNGNKQRRQNSIVKGKVSLAHVIGKAEACSQRGGWSRQKALSIAEKLEQENLRLEPRSRSILCWRTSRTRRKLSSLRVRSRRSRAVSRLILCGRCISTKSPR